Within Bacteroidota bacterium, the genomic segment GCGCCCCGGCCAGGTCCGCGAAGTCCCGCCACCGGCCTTCGACCTGCTCGCTGAACAGGATCTCGCCGGTCTCGACCTTCACGAGCCGAGCCGAGAGCCACATGTCTTTGCCGAAGATCGTGAACGAGCCGAAGAGGACCGCCGTGACGCCGAGCAGCCGGCCAGTCTCGACGGCCGTCTGCTGGTCTACGACCGAGGCGTCGCGCTGCAGTTCGAGTTCACCGAGGAGCCACTGGATGCGGTCGCGCTCGACGACCTTCAGGTTGGTCGCTCCGTGGAGGTGGTTCACCAGGCGGTCGGCGAAGCCGCCCTGCATCGGGTCGAAGCGCTCCTTCTCGTCGACCGAGTTGTTGGCGAAGTCCATCACAGCGAGCGTCTTCATCCCCGGGTCCTCGCGCTCGACGACGTAGCTCCCGACGTACTCGGCGCGGACTTCGTAGAACAGGTTCTGGAGTGGTGGAGCCTCGCCGCGCAGTTCGACGAGCGGGGGCTCGAGTTCGAGCAGCTTCAAGAGCGCAAGCCGGGCGTCGTCCCACGCGTTGCGGGCGGCGTAGGTGCGGCCGAGCCACTGGAGCGCCTCTTTCTTGACCTCCTTGTCGGCGGCCTCGTCCTCAACGAGTGCGTCGAAGCCGACGATGGCCGTCTCGTAGTCCGCGGCTCGGTGCGCGGCGATAGCTTCGCCGAGCCGCGCCTCGTCGTGCTGTGCGTAGGCCGCGTGCGCGAGCAGTACGGCTCCGAGGCAGGCCAGCGCGCAACGTGTGTGGTGCAGAAGCGGTGTCATAGGTTTCTGGACAGGTGGACAGGCATAGCTCGGGCGCGTGGCCCTTCTCACCGGAACGAAAATAGCACCTCCCCGGGGCCGCTGCCGCAATCTGGCGCACGTCGCGCTCTTCTTACTGCTCTTTCATTTCAAATATAAGGGGAACGGGATCGGGTTGCTCCAGCCCTGCCCGAAGGGTAATGGTGTGGCTCGCTGGCTCTACCCGATACCCTTCGCGCCGCAC encodes:
- a CDS encoding CsgG/HfaB family protein, translated to MTPLLHHTRCALACLGAVLLAHAAYAQHDEARLGEAIAAHRAADYETAIVGFDALVEDEAADKEVKKEALQWLGRTYAARNAWDDARLALLKLLELEPPLVELRGEAPPLQNLFYEVRAEYVGSYVVEREDPGMKTLAVMDFANNSVDEKERFDPMQGGFADRLVNHLHGATNLKVVERDRIQWLLGELELQRDASVVDQQTAVETGRLLGVTAVLFGSFTIFGKDMWLSARLVKVETGEILFSEQVEGRWRDFADLAGALSERVADAIDVELAEQGGSGATRSADAMLAYSEGLSLIDQERYQEAYDKFIEALEHDPGYTRARERADSLRLLLG